Proteins from a genomic interval of Amphiura filiformis chromosome 9, Afil_fr2py, whole genome shotgun sequence:
- the LOC140160247 gene encoding uncharacterized protein encodes MANSNNFAFDVHLDDLAFLLINRNVCKAAGKNCLFVDAGGNTCWETTEDFGARGGAGLHSRYVDACVGFSPSFTRALIFDFTDSIVPQTQTFFYVLQGNPNNFNWRDLRGKRIGFPTRWYTDPDCMARNADKIQGARLDSSQIVYYAQAADIYDALQRREIDAGFFTNELEDLASSLEVASDAITTCTTAGDALMIRKDNPISEWFNPALRTVLRSREYREICKDVDDYYNTFLTGRSSEFVCLGY; translated from the exons ATGGCCAATAGCAATAATTTTGCATTTGATGTACATTTGGACGATCTAGCATTTTTGCTTATAAATCGAAACG TTTGCAAAGCTGCCGGCAAAAACTGTCTATTTGTTGACGCAGGGGGCAATACTTGTTGGGAAACAACCGAAGACTTTGGTGCACGAGGAGGCGCTGGCTTGCATAGTCGATATGTTGACGCGTGTGTAG GCTTTTCTCCCAGTTTTACACGAGCTTTGATCTTCGATTTCACCGACTCCATAGTTCCTCAGACACAAACATTCTTCTACGTCTTACAAGGAAACCCCAACAATTTTAATTGGAGGGACCTGCGAGGGAAGAGAATAGGTTTTCCGACTCGATGGTACACTGATCCTGATTGCATGGCAAGGAATGCAGATAAAATACAg GGTGCCAGACTTGATTCCAGCCAAATCGTTTACTATGCCCAGGCTGCTGATATTTACGATGCTCTTCAGAGAAGAGAG ATTGACGCCGGGTTCTTTACCAATGAGCTTGAGGACCTTGCTAGCAGCCTTGAAGTAGCCTCCGATGCGATAACCACGTGTACGACAGCTGGCGATGCCCTTATGATTCGTAAAGACAACCCTATATCAGAATGGTTTAATCCAGCCTTACGTACTGTCCTCAGGAGCAGGGAGTATAGAGAAATATGCAAAGATGTGGATGATTATTACAATA CATTCCTAACAGGACGGTCTTCTGAGTTCGTTTGTCTTGGCTACTAG